CATTCCATGGGAGCGGCCATGGCTTCATTTTGCGCCCTTGATCTTATTGTGAGTACTAATATTCGTCTGAAGAAGATatgctttctgtttcttttggaagtttctctgttttttttttttttttttgaagccgAAGTTTCTCTGTTTAGAAGTTGTACTTTACATAAATTCGAAACATTGACAAACGGGGGAATGATCCATTCCTTGGTTATACGTTGTTAGGTAGGATGAGACTCTATGGATGATAACCCGGTTTTCAGTCTGCCCCACCCAGCGAAATTACAGCTAGGTGGGGATTTGGACCCGAttgggctggctgtgcactcgctAGCCTTGCCACttagctagcactcagttctctaCTTTCCATAAATTCTACTATAAGCTGTATTGAATGGAATGGGTGCATTGTTTGGGGATCCCGGTCCTCTTCTGTTCTTAGTTTTAGTTGATTCTGCTGTCTGAATAAATGCATTGAATGGAACTTCTAACATCAGCTGAAACTCAAGTCAATAGTACATAATTAACTACACAATTCTCAGACTGCACTCTCTTTGCATTTTACTCATATTTTGTTGGCAATCCCAGCAAGTGTAACCTAACAGAACGTCGGCTGATCGTATAATTTATGTGCTTGTTCTTCGGAATGCCAGAATCCTGGATGAAGCTGATGTGAAAGTGAAGTTACACCTTCCGTAGATGTGAAAAATTGCATCAAGCATCAGTTCTAGCTTCCTTTTTTGTGTATAAGTTAAAGCTTTCTTTGTTTGTCTTGAATAATTGATGACATGTCCTTCTGATTTAGCTACCATGGTAACATATATATGTGCGTGTTCTTATAGGTCAACTATGGGTTAAAGGACGTGACACTACTGACATTTGGGCAACCTCGGATTGGTAACGCTGTGTTTGCTTCCCACTTCAAGAAAAACCTGCCAAACGCAATTCGAGTAACCAACGAACACGATATTGTGCCTCATTTACCTCCGTACTACCACTACTTCCCACAGAAAACCTACCATCATTTCCCTCGAGAGGTATGTCTTGCTCTGTTTCACTTTCACGTTTGCTCACTACTACAGCTCTAGTCTTACACCTGATGTTAATACTTTTCTGAGAGACGTGATGAAAATTACACCTCGTTTAACTGTTTCCTGTTGATTTTCCGGCGCATTTCACATATATTTTCAGGTATGGGTACATAATGTCGGACTCGATAGCCTAGTATACCCGATCGAGCAAATCTGCGACGATTCTGGTGAAGACCCTGCATGCAGCAGGTCCCTATGTTCTGCCCTTTTTGTGAACTCTTTGCCAGCTGTTGCTCTTTCATCCTAACATTGCTCTTTTATCCAGGTCTGTGAGTGGTAACAGCGTGCAAGACCATCTCCACTATCTTGGCATCAGCATGCACTCCGAGTCGCGGGGATCATGCAGGATCGTCACTGATGGCAATATGCTCAGGTACAAAATTGGTGCTCCCGATGgtactatcatcttgtcgaagcagCCCGGTTTATCAGTTGATCAGCAACTCAGTGCACTGTAAACAGGCTCGAGATGGCAGGAAAATCTTGTGATTGTTCTTTTCTGCAAGTATAATTTGCTCATTGGCAGTCCAAGGACTATCTCATGTACATACACACACGTGCTCCTCTCTGGATTAAATTATCCTTGGTGAGGGTGCCTCTGCAATGTACAAAACATGATTCATGTATAtatcttctcttcttttttttcAAGCATGGCGGTTGCTTCTCGTTATGTGTAGGGTATGGTGCATATGGTCTATTTTGGCCAAGGGCACAATTCAgtatcttctcttttttttttcaagCAAGGTGGTTGCTTCTCGTTATGTGTGGCGTAAGGCTTACGGCGCATATGGTCTATTTTGGTGAAGTGCACAATTCAGTTTGTGGTATGGAGTCCTTGTTTTAAATGATATATAAGGCTGCGCATGCAATGGTTTTTGACACTACCTCCTGTCTAAAATGCTATGTTTTGGAATTGTATGGTTTAGAATTCAACTTTGGCCATTAAATTTTACCGTTATGTGGTAAAATTTGAACAAACCACACAATTATCATTGCATGCGCATAGATTTATATCTACACACATGGAAATATACAACACTCTAGTATCTAAAAATATACAGAAACCCATAATAAAACACAGCATGTTGAAAAATGTGCTTATATCATTGCTTTTCCTAACCcgtagtaaataagaaaacctGAGCAGTGTGGATACCAGATACATGAGCAACAACTATTTTTGTCCTTCTTTCCTATTTGTATAAATGGAAACCAATTGGGAGTTCATTTGCCAGGCGACGGCGAAGTTCTCAGATGCCTTGGCATTGGAAATTGGTCCGGCCCAATCAACTAACCTCTCACGTGTCGCTGGTGATCCCACTTTTGTCCTATTTTTATGCCATTTTGTTCATTTTTTTTGCTCAAAATTTGACTTGTCAATTTAAAGATGAGTTGGAAGCGGGATATAACAAAGATGGTATGAGCACTTCTGAAACAAAAACATCTGCATTTCTTTAGGTACTGTTGAGGCTACCTTCTAAATTATGGGCAGATACAGATCATGTGTTGTATTTGACCCTATATGCCCACCAATATAGTTCCATATGTAGACGGCATCACGGCAATGTTTATTTTACCAAAAACAATTTTGAAAATAAAGACATTTACCACTTTTTCCAATATCAGAGTAATGGATAAACTTTTTGAAGAGGTAGATACAATGCACTCTCTTATGTTAAACAAGTATTTTCTGAGTCTTCACTAATTTATCTCAAATCATCTCTTTGTTGTGCTCAAGCACTGGCATCTCTGGAACCTAGTGTATGGCCATCGACTACACAAAAGTGAATATGAAAATgaacaaaaaaaaaaatgcaGTGTAATAAAATTCCAAGAATTATCCATTAAGAAAATTAGTTTTGGGAAATAAATGAGCTCTTAAAATGGTATATCATCTTGACAAATCATCAGTATCAGCAACATTGGACGAAACAGCAACAATCTTGTGCTTCATGAAAATCTTCAATAACAGAaactggcagaaaattcaaaaaccgaAGGGAAAAAAGGAACAATTTTAACATACAGCTCAAAATTATAAGCTTAGCTCTTGCTTTAGAAACATAATGCACATCTCAGATGAAAAGGACACAACAGCTTGCTAGAAGGGATTAAGCAACGGATGTGTTCTGACAACTCAACACAAAAAATGTGACAGATGTATGAAACACAGGTAAAACCCCTCGATACAAACTCTTGGTGAAAGAAAAATCATCACATCCCTCGGTACCCAGACTTCACAACAAAGCTCTACGCTTGGAACAATTGTGCGGCCGCTGATATCCATGATGCAACAGCAACAGAAGTACATATTTGATTGGATCATGTGCTCCTCGGAATATTTTTCCTTCGCTTGCTAACTTTCCGGCCAAATGTTGATTATCGCTGTGATGATAAAGgcacatttgcatgatcacactCGTGAGGAACGGACGCCAGGAATAGGCGTGTTGATGGTGATTGTGGTGGTGAAGTTTTGTGGAAGAGGAACTATGAAGCAGTGGTGATGGCCAGGAAAGAGAAGAAGGAAAACCCTATTCACATTAAACATGGAACCGAGATTGAAGCCCATGTTCCTAAACTGTCGCCTATTTGGTGCTGGCAAGCAACTTGTCGTTGTTCTAGAATGACGACTCAACATTCCGCTCCAGAGTTCTATTCATTTGTACTATCGAAGCTGCCTCGAGCATTTGGCCACTTCCTCTCTCTTGAATTCTCACCCCATGTCTTGGCCTCTGCAATAGCACGCTGCCTCTCAGAGGTCCTTGAAGACCTCCTGCATGAGCAGGACTACCCGCTTGTGAACCTGTCACATCCCGGTCATCCAAGCCCGACCGTCTACCAGAACCACCACCAGAACTATTCCTGCTAACCTCGGGTTCATACTTCGATGTTGCCGTGGCCTCTTTCCTCCTCAAATC
This Lolium perenne isolate Kyuss_39 chromosome 1, Kyuss_2.0, whole genome shotgun sequence DNA region includes the following protein-coding sequences:
- the LOC127316822 gene encoding lipase, which translates into the protein MERRRWLQAAVLMCLLLLCSGRELKDKPAPVYNSTLAKTLAEYTSAVYTTDLSQLFTWTCEKCNDLTQGFEMIELIIDVQNCLEAYVGFASDMNAIVVAFRGTQENSIQNWIEDLFWKQLDFDYPGMAEAKVHSGFYSAYHNTTLRDGVINGIQKTMEAYGNVPIMVTGHSMGAAMASFCALDLIVNYGLKDVTLLTFGQPRIGNAVFASHFKKNLPNAIRVTNEHDIVPHLPPYYHYFPQKTYHHFPREVWVHNVGLDSLVYPIEQICDDSGEDPACSRSVSGNSVQDHLHYLGISMHSESRGSCRIVTDGNMLRYKIGAPDGTIILSKQPGLSVDQQLSAL